Genomic segment of Nitrosopumilaceae archaeon AB1(1):
AAAGTTGATTTGAGAAAGATTGAGCCATTACTTCCGGAGGGTGTCCCTCTGCAGCTACTAAATTTGCAATACGACCCTTACCAATCAAATATACGCGCTTTTTATTGGACAAAAGACACTCATCTAGATTGGGACGAATCTCTTTTACTGATTTTGATTTTTTCAGTAAAAACTCAGAGTCAATTTCTACATCAAAATGTCCAACATTTGCAAGAATCGCACCATCTTTCATTGTCTTGATATGTTCTTTACGAATTACATCTTTCATTCCAGTACATGTGATAAAGAAATATCCTATTTTTGCAGCTTTGGACATTTTAAGTACTTCATAACCGTCCATGTGTGCTTCAAGTGCTGCTAGTGGGTTCACCTCTGTTACATATACTTTTGAGCCCATACCGGCACATCTAGATGCTACACCTTTGCCTACCCAACCATATCCTGAAATAACAACACGTTTTGATGCAAACAAGAGATTCATTGCTCGAAGACATCCATCTACAGTACTCTGACCAGTACCATAACGATTATCAAATAGATACTTTGTATACGCGTTATTCACTAGAATTAATGGGTATTTCAGTTTCCCACTTTTTTGAACTGCACGTATTCTATTCACACCTGCAGTCGTCTCTTCTGTAGCCCCTAGTATTTTCAGAGATTTTGATCTTGGTCCAAAATGAGCTCTAATATTCAAGTCACCCCCATCGTCAACTAGTATGGACGGATTATGTCCCAATACTTTATCTATACACCAATCATACTCTCTGGCAGTCTCATCAGACCACGCATACACATGTACTCCTTTTGATGCAAGAAATGCTGCAATATCATCTTGAGTGGTCAGAGGGTTTCCACCACACGCCACTACATTTGCACCAAGCTCTTTGGCACCAACAAGCAAGACAGAAGTCTCCTTTGTAATGTGTAGACAAAATCCCACAGTAACTCCGGCAAGTGGTTTAGAATGTTTTAAACGTGACAAGGTATTGTTTAGTATTTTCATATGATCTTTGGCCCATTGATGAGATATCTTACCTTTACTGGCCAGTTTAAGATTTTTTACTTTGGACATTATTCATCACTTTTTATTTTTAGACAAAAACGCCTTCATCATATTTTCACGATCTTCATGCGTAAAACAATTCCGCCATGCTAATAGTTCTATGTTTAACCCAGTATCCAAATCTGCATTTCTACCCTTATTGATGGCAATCTTTGACATTTGTATTCCCATTACAGAGTTTTTTGCAATTGTCTGTGCCATTTTATTTGCCTCATCTAAAAGAGAATCTAGTGGAACTACGGAATTTACAAGACCAATTCGCATGGCAACATCGGCAGATATCATACTGCCAGTATATATCATTTCTTTAGCTTTGCCAATACCTACAATACGTAATAATCTTTGTGTACCTCCCCAACCAGGTGGTATTCCAATTGTAACTTCGGGTTGAGCCAGTCTTGCAGTATCAGCTGCAATACGAATATCACATGCAAGTGCTAATTCACATCCACCTCCAAGAGCAAAACCGTTTATTGCAGCTATAGTTGGTTGTTTGACTTGCTCTACAGTATTAGTTAATCGTTGACCGAGTTTGGCATATTCGACAGATTCATCTGGACTAATCTTAGACATGTATTCAATATCAGCTCCGGCAGAAAATGCTTTTTTGCCTTCGCCAGTAAGGATAATCACCTTTATAGAATCATCATGAGTAACAGATTCAAATGTAGAGATAATTTCTTTGGCAAGATCCATATTCATAGCATTTAATTTTTCAACTCTGTTCAATGTTACTGTACAGATTCCATCGGATTTACTTACATTCAATAATGACAATATTTCATTAACAAAAACCACACGAATTAAAGGTTTTGATGGTCAGACAGATTAAATTAGAGAAAAAATATTCCATATAAGGAAGAATTTTGGCATATACATCTATAATCATTGCTGTGTAATATAGAGGTAAAAAAATAGCAAATACACCTATCCAAAGTATCGAATATACTGATTTAATATTTTAAATAATTATTCTATTTAGAAACGATACATACAGATCTGAAGAGATGTTAAATTAGGGTTATAAGGCAGTATTTACACATTATTCACATGACACAAATCTCACAACAAAGGTTAGATTTACTGGCACAGATGGAAAGCAAATATGAGCAAAAAGATACTGTGTTTTTCATAAACCTACTCAAACATGATGATTATGTAATTCGAACAAGAGCGACATGTATTCTTGTAGACTTTGGTGGCGAGGATAAAGTAGAGCATATTGCAAATGTTTTAAAAAATGATCCGAATGAACTTGTACGTCATGAGGCGGCGTTCTCACTTGGTCAAATGTGTTACCACAGTGGCATTATTCATCTCAAAGATGCCACACTAGAAGATTCTAGTATGTTTGTACGTCATGAAGCTGCAATTGCACTTGGAGTAATTGGTTCACAAAATGCAAAACAGACATTAGAAAAAGCATTGAATGATCCTGATAAACCAGTACGTGAATCTGCTATTGTGGCATTATCCAACCTAGAATTTATGAACAAATTGAGCAAGAACGATAAATTTGCAAAGTTGACGGGTGGATAAATGTCCATCATTAATGCGTCTATACAGATAAACGCAACAAAACAGAAAGTATGGAGTATAATATCTAATCTTGATGCAGAACCACAATATTGGAAAGGGACCAAAAAGGTACAAACGTTATCACAAGATGGTAATAAAATTATTAGAAAAGTAGTATTAGCATTTAGGGATGCTGAATGTATGCAAGAGATACGTTTACAACCTATGAATCAGATTGATGTTACATTTACAACCGGTGTGGTAAAGGGCACTAAGATAATGTATCTTGAGGAGAAAAATTCAGTTACAACTTTAAAAGTTGTTTGGGATATTAACATGACAGGCATTCTCAAGATGTTTACAGGAATGGTAAAAAATCATATTAAAAAAGGCACAACACATGCTCTGGATGGCATAAAGATAAAAGCAGAGGAATAGATTTGGATGCAAATATCGTATTAGGGTATTTGATTTCAAGTATTATGATACTAGTCGGAATAGCATGGATCTCACTAATTTATGGAATATTACAATACATCTCCAAAGCTCCAAGTTTGGATAAATTTGAAAATAATTTCAAAGGTACACCACTTGTGTCGGTAATAATTCCTGCTAGAAATGAGACTGAAAATATTGCACGCTGTCTAGACTCTATGTTGGAGCAAGATTATCCAAATTATGAGGTTTTAGTAATCAATGACTCATCAGAGGATGATACAGGTGATATCATAAAAGAGTACTCTAAGAGAAGCAAAAAAATCATACACATAGATGCAGATGCTAAACCTGATGGTTGGGTTGGTAAAAATTGGGCATGTATGGAAGGGGTTCGAATAGCAAAATCAGATTTATTATTATTTACTGATGCCGATACTAGACACGCACGTAATGTAATTACACTCACAGTAAATCATCTCGAGTCCAAAGGGCTCGATGCTCTCACAGCGTTGCCAAGAATGAGAACTAGGGATTTTCTTACAAAAATTACAATGCCAATAATTTCTGTATTTCTGCATACACGATTCTCTGCATTACAGGTGAATAATCCGAAAAAAAAGATGGCATATTTTGTAGGTGGTTTTTTTATAATTCGACGTCATGTATATGAGGCAGTTGGTATGCATGAGGGAGTACGCAGTGAAATTGTAGAAGATGGAGCATTAGGCAGAAAAGTAAAGGATGCAGGGTATAAATTACTAATGGTAAAAGGAGAGCATCTAATTGATGCGTTATGGGCCAGAGATCCACCTACACTTTGGAACGCGTTGAAAAGAATAATGATTCCAATGTACCTACAAACACCAAAATTAGCAATAGGACTTGCAGTAGGTCTAGTATTTTTACTATTCTTACCATTTCCATTATTCATTTATGGAATTGTATCATTTCAGCCAGAGCCAGTAAAATTCATTATGCTCTTATCCTCAGCATTTGCTTTGATTTGTGCATATATTGGCGTAGCATTAGAGACAACAAAGGGAATGAATATTCACATAAAGTATGTAATCTTTGAGCCTCTTGGTAGTTTGATTGTAGTTGGCGGATTGATTGCAGGAATACTAAAGGCAAAAAAAAAATCATCGGTTTCATGGCGTGGAAGAACATATGATATGAGAAAATATGAGCAACAAGGAATCAGTATTTAGGTATTTTCTAGAGTACTATTCCAATTATGGAATATTTTAGTGTCTAAAAATAATGTATCTTAGTTGTAAATATTTACAACTATACATGAAATTCTACTATTTACTACTTGGCAATTCATAGACTAGTTAATAATATGAATAAATCATCATACTATTTAATTTATAAAAGATTCGAATTGTTCTCATTATGTGATTATTAGCGTTTGTAATGTAATATACGTCGTATGCCAAGTACACCACAGATTGGTATACAAATGTATACTAGCAAATTAATAAAAATTACAATCAATCCCAGATACAATATATTATCATCTGAACCGTCAGATGTGGTCAATATAGATAAACTTGAGAGCACAGGATATAGGAAAGATTGAACAATATTACGTAATAGGGGGTTTTCACGTTCAGCATCTGCAACTATTGGTGAAAATGTATAATAGATTTGGTTGAAAGATGTCATAAATGTGGAACCTGGAACTGTGTTCATCAAGGTTACATCTCGTATCTCTCTTAGTAATTGAACTTGTTGTGAAAGTTCAGTTCCATATGCTGCTGTAGCTACAAGACACCCGCCGGTTGTCATAGGATCATCAGTATCAGGTATATCATCGAGTGAAATAGGTTCTGTTATTGGTTCTACTATTGGTTCTACTACCGGTTTGATTTCTTCCAACTCTTCCTCTATTTTGGGCATTTCATCTACTACATCTACATCAATTACAGGTTCAACAGGAGGGACAAATGGAATAATAGGGTTCGGAATTGTAGTAGAAGAATCATATGTAATAGAGCCTTCAGATTGTGATACATCTATGAGTTTATGTACAGTTGAGAACGAATTGTCCGTATCAGTGCCAACTCTTACAGATATGACAGTTTCAGATAAATCAATTGATCCAACATAAACCACTCTATTTAGATATGGTTGTATAGGAGAGGGTATAGAAGTTATATCTGTTAGTTTACCATTAATTGTGGCAAAAATATTATCAGATGGTGGACCGATAACAACTTCTACTATTTTTTCAGAGTTTATAGTACTCCAAGATATTTCATAAAGCGTAAATTCAGGAGATGACACGGAAGTAGAATCACCGATGGACACACTATCAATCAGACTACCTCCGCCATTACTTCCACCAACGCTACCACCGCCACTAGAACGGATACTATTATCGCTGCCAACAGAAAGGAAAGGTATAGAAGTAGTTGTAGAGGATATATCTCTAGCAGAAACTAGACCATAGACAGTAGCATGATAAGTCCAAATTATAACATCAGATTCATGATCTATTGTACATTCACCAGAACCATTCAGTTGAGATTCAATTTGTTGTATGTCATTAGCGCTAGCACAGATTGTAGATATTAAAACAGGAGCATGATTTGGTGTCTCTTGATAATAAGGTAAGAAAGATTTACCGGCCTGATCAGTAAAAGTAATTCGTATTGGAGATGTGAAATTAATAGAGTCATCTGCCAAACCTATCAGGGTAGATGAGATAGTAGTATATTGTAGAGTAGGAGTAGGTGGAATAACAAGAGAGGCAAAGTCTAGCAATATGAAAGAAGTAGTATATTGTAGAGTAGTAGTGTTGTACATTAAAAGAGTAATATTTGTTGGAACTGCTGTATTGTCTACTCCAATGCGTAATACTGTAAGATTTGAGTTTAATGTGATATTATCTGTAGCGTTGATAAAGTGTGCTTTGATATTTTGTATATTTGGCTGAATTTGAATAAAAGCAGTAGTGTCGATATCAAAGCCAACTATTGTATCATCCTCGTGTACCAATATTGAATCAGACTGAATAGTTGGTATATTGACGAACATAGATAGGAAATTAGTGTTGTTTAATGAATCTGTAGTTGAGAAACACAATTCTGTAAATCCGGTAATTGCAATAGAGATATTCTCAGTATAACTGAAAAGTGTTGAATCACTACATTGAACTCCCAATCCATATTGCATTACAGATAGAGAATCATCATTATCCACTGCTCTGTAAGTGTGTATGGTAGTATTAGATATAGTAATGGTAGGTGCGACAGAATCATAAATTACTGACAAAACATTTGATGCAATGTTTGGTATTGAAGAGGCATTATTTGCAACATTTGCAGGTACAGATACAGTAATGTTACCATCAAAAGAAGTAGGAGGTATAAGATCAGCTGTGTAGATTGCTCCAGAGCCTGTAAAGTTGGTTACGTTTGCATTAAAGATAGTAATGTCAGAGGATACAAATCCAGTTACATCTTCACTGAAAGTAATAGTTACAGGTATAGAATCAGAATTTGTTGGAGTCGATATTGTTGTAGATATTGTCACATTTATTATAACAATATTATCAGTTGAAAGTGGAAATGAAGCATTGCCAAGTGCTGTGCCATTTAGATCAGTAATATTGTTGGATGAATTTGTGAAAGTGAGGGTTATTCCAATCTCATTTGTCAATACTGGAGTATCTAAGACTAGCTGAATTTGAGTAGGTGATGTTCTACTAGTGGAGGACACATTGGCGTTAGTGTTGGTAAATGTAAAGTCGGAATTAGGAACTGTGCCGGCGATGACTATATTTTCATTAAATGTTAGAGTAATTGTATTTCCTGCATTATTGGTAGTTGCACTAGTAATAAGAGGTGGTGTTTTGGGAATGATATTAGATATGCTTTGACCTGCAACATTACCAAGTGCTGTACCATTCAGGTCAGTAATAAAGTTGGAAGAATTGGTATAAGATAGAGTAACTCCAGTCTCATTTGCCAATACTGGAGTATCTAAGAGTAGTTGAATTTGAGTAGGTGATGTTCTACTAGTGGAGGACACATTGGCGTTAGTGTTGGTAAATGTAAAGTCGGAATTAGGAACAGTGCCGGCGATGACTATATTTTCATTAAATGT
This window contains:
- a CDS encoding adenosylhomocysteinase gives rise to the protein MSKVKNLKLASKGKISHQWAKDHMKILNNTLSRLKHSKPLAGVTVGFCLHITKETSVLLVGAKELGANVVACGGNPLTTQDDIAAFLASKGVHVYAWSDETAREYDWCIDKVLGHNPSILVDDGGDLNIRAHFGPRSKSLKILGATEETTAGVNRIRAVQKSGKLKYPLILVNNAYTKYLFDNRYGTGQSTVDGCLRAMNLLFASKRVVISGYGWVGKGVASRCAGMGSKVYVTEVNPLAALEAHMDGYEVLKMSKAAKIGYFFITCTGMKDVIRKEHIKTMKDGAILANVGHFDVEIDSEFLLKKSKSVKEIRPNLDECLLSNKKRVYLIGKGRIANLVAAEGHPPEVMAQSFSNQLLSILHILKNHDSMTSDVHAVPSNIDNQIAKDALDAMDVKIDTLSKDQIKYGSSW
- a CDS encoding enoyl-CoA hydratase-related protein, producing the protein MSLLNVSKSDGICTVTLNRVEKLNAMNMDLAKEIISTFESVTHDDSIKVIILTGEGKKAFSAGADIEYMSKISPDESVEYAKLGQRLTNTVEQVKQPTIAAINGFALGGGCELALACDIRIAADTARLAQPEVTIGIPPGWGGTQRLLRIVGIGKAKEMIYTGSMISADVAMRIGLVNSVVPLDSLLDEANKMAQTIAKNSVMGIQMSKIAINKGRNADLDTGLNIELLAWRNCFTHEDRENMMKAFLSKNKK
- a CDS encoding HEAT repeat domain-containing protein, yielding MTQISQQRLDLLAQMESKYEQKDTVFFINLLKHDDYVIRTRATCILVDFGGEDKVEHIANVLKNDPNELVRHEAAFSLGQMCYHSGIIHLKDATLEDSSMFVRHEAAIALGVIGSQNAKQTLEKALNDPDKPVRESAIVALSNLEFMNKLSKNDKFAKLTGG
- a CDS encoding SRPBCC family protein, which gives rise to MSIINASIQINATKQKVWSIISNLDAEPQYWKGTKKVQTLSQDGNKIIRKVVLAFRDAECMQEIRLQPMNQIDVTFTTGVVKGTKIMYLEEKNSVTTLKVVWDINMTGILKMFTGMVKNHIKKGTTHALDGIKIKAEE
- a CDS encoding glycosyltransferase — translated: MDANIVLGYLISSIMILVGIAWISLIYGILQYISKAPSLDKFENNFKGTPLVSVIIPARNETENIARCLDSMLEQDYPNYEVLVINDSSEDDTGDIIKEYSKRSKKIIHIDADAKPDGWVGKNWACMEGVRIAKSDLLLFTDADTRHARNVITLTVNHLESKGLDALTALPRMRTRDFLTKITMPIISVFLHTRFSALQVNNPKKKMAYFVGGFFIIRRHVYEAVGMHEGVRSEIVEDGALGRKVKDAGYKLLMVKGEHLIDALWARDPPTLWNALKRIMIPMYLQTPKLAIGLAVGLVFLLFLPFPLFIYGIVSFQPEPVKFIMLLSSAFALICAYIGVALETTKGMNIHIKYVIFEPLGSLIVVGGLIAGILKAKKKSSVSWRGRTYDMRKYEQQGISI
- a CDS encoding SwmB domain-containing protein is translated as MSTTNNAGNTITLTFNENIVIAGTVPNSDFTFTNTNANVSSTSRTSPTQIQLLLDTTVLANETGVTLSYTNSSNFITDLNGTALANVINQNVNNMVPKTSPTITDIVTNQAGNTLTLTLDESVILINSTSSDFTINISGVTVNDTSVLSDDSMILLTLDGFILIGQNANLSYTPTTTTITDGNGTALESFNNYIRNEARNASMFVSATTTLDGGSITILFSENITLDSNVVGSQFTFRGTTTTSTSQISSTNDTITLVLGTRILANETVTISYSGTPGTINNSVGVLLADFENNSVINNVTKTPPLITSATTNGAGNTITLTFNENIVIAGTVPNSDFTFTNTNANVSSTSRTSPTQIQLLLDTPVLANETGVTLSYTNSSNFITDLNGTALGNVAGQSISNIIPKTPPLITSATTNNAGNTITLTFNENIVIAGTVPNSDFTFTNTNANVSSTSRTSPTQIQLVLDTPVLTNEIGITLTFTNSSNNITDLNGTALGNASFPLSTDNIVIINVTISTTISTPTNSDSIPVTITFSEDVTGFVSSDITIFNANVTNFTGSGAIYTADLIPPTSFDGNITVSVPANVANNASSIPNIASNVLSVIYDSVAPTITISNTTIHTYRAVDNDDSLSVMQYGLGVQCSDSTLFSYTENISIAITGFTELCFSTTDSLNNTNFLSMFVNIPTIQSDSILVHEDDTIVGFDIDTTAFIQIQPNIQNIKAHFINATDNITLNSNLTVLRIGVDNTAVPTNITLLMYNTTTLQYTTSFILLDFASLVIPPTPTLQYTTISSTLIGLADDSINFTSPIRITFTDQAGKSFLPYYQETPNHAPVLISTICASANDIQQIESQLNGSGECTIDHESDVIIWTYHATVYGLVSARDISSTTTSIPFLSVGSDNSIRSSGGGSVGGSNGGGSLIDSVSIGDSTSVSSPEFTLYEISWSTINSEKIVEVVIGPPSDNIFATINGKLTDITSIPSPIQPYLNRVVYVGSIDLSETVISVRVGTDTDNSFSTVHKLIDVSQSEGSITYDSSTTIPNPIIPFVPPVEPVIDVDVVDEMPKIEEELEEIKPVVEPIVEPITEPISLDDIPDTDDPMTTGGCLVATAAYGTELSQQVQLLREIRDVTLMNTVPGSTFMTSFNQIYYTFSPIVADAERENPLLRNIVQSFLYPVLSSLSILTTSDGSDDNILYLGLIVIFINLLVYICIPICGVLGIRRILHYKR